TGGCAATTGtctgtttttactttttactcaAGATCTTAGGTCAAGAATCAAACGCCTTCTCCAACATAGTTTTTTTCTTGCCCCTCCTGGGCACAAGGTGGCTCCAGTACCCTTGAATATgactaaatttttttccaatttttttatttacttcccaaaaaaaattgagacaACTTTCTCGCTCAACCAAATTCCAAAATCAATCtcgaatttttaaatatgttaccaatattttgatttcataaTTCATACAATTCTCAATCAAATTAAATTCCATAAATTTTTATGATTcttcattcaaaaaataaaaataagcaacactaacaaattaattataacgaatttactatatattttcaaatttaatctcttACTATATAACAaaaccaataaaataataatcatcaaATCCAATAAGTTCTTTAATTAgacttgaaaaatataatttagacTCCTCtaaatttaagtaaattaacaattctaattaattttaaattttcctaaagtaaaaaatttgaaattaaggaATTCATCTCAACAACAATAGATTACTATTTCAATTAGAAATGCATAAATATGAATATACATCATATAAAAAACCAAATGTTAACTTAGAAAAAttctagcattttttttagCAAGTTGTGTATAATTAGAAATCCCAACTATTATCCAATAGTTAGGATATTTCAAAAatgtaaaattcatatttttttttaaattaaataataaaatttaacacTTGAcgatattaatatattaataaaaacaaacaaattaatacttaatacttaataatatttaaatataataaaaataaacaatctaaTGACattcaattttatcaaaatttatttcaaatttacatCTATTCATACttcagataaaaaaataaacatcaacaaaattttaattattagactctattttgtgttttgaaaaaataaataaataaataaacaaatatcatCTAAATCTTATTAGAGCATATTTTCATTTCACAACATGAATCATgctctaaatttaatttttaatcctaGACAATATTTAAAGATTAATTTTGTATCCACAATTTTTGTGTCTTCAAAAAATTAGATCAATAGTATGAATacatttggtaaaacttaatacttattatttattaatgtaagTTAACTTTaaggtaaattatttttaagttattgaattaaaacttattactcattttttactttaagtatcaaagttgtttggtaaaatgaatttaaaatttattctaaactataaaattaacatatttaccgtaattaattgtaattaagatttattatcattaattttaactaatatttatttttattaatcttaagtaataaatttttctGTTAAATATTCATGCTTAAAGCattgtaaatatataagatacttaattaagttattaagttgattaaTCAAACACCTTCGTATTTATTTCTAAAACTCTAACTagagttttggtttttttaataattagggggtatttggtaaaacttaatactttagttgacttttaagttaaattatttaagttgttcatttaaaacttattacttaatttttactttaaatattaaggttgtttgataaagttaacttcaaatttatcataaatcattaaattgaaatggttattttcataaaatataactAGGACAAAGGAGGTCGAGTAATAGTAGAAGTTATAGGATAACAAAAAAGATCATTGAGGTAATTAAGgtaaatgaagttaaaaaagtcatataaaaatatgaacttaagaaaaaattaattccttttacttaattgtttttttattttaaatcaagtcATTAAGTTGTTTTACTAAAcacacttaatttatttaataacttaaattaagttattaaattaccTGGGAAATTAATGAGGAAAACGTTATTATCCGATGAGGCTACAAAATGATATTTTCAGTGGGGTattcatgttttcttttctgCAAGGCGATATTATTTCCTTATAAATCATACAACATATATAAGCAGCCGACATAGCCATGTTCTGCTGCTGTCGGCGAAGGTTAGTGTACATATAGTGGCTCTATGTCGACAGCCACAAGTACAACTCAATTGAGATTCAGAACGTGCATGAAGGATATTAAAGCAAAGGCTCAATGGACCACCCATGTGTATGTTGACCCGAACTTCCTAATTTCGGAAAGGACCACGCGCGCACCAAATTAAGACTTTGCCATCAGATATTTTAGAGGGCTGTTGTTGCGTGGTAGGCCAACTTTGAATGCCTATGTCCACAGATGTCCACTCAGCCACCCAACACGTGGACTACTTGTTGGGACCAAGCACGGGCACATCTATCTTCCaccattcatgcttatttttcttccatatttttCAGGTTATATAATATGATAGGTTGTTTTTAGATGTGTCAGGAAAAATTTTACCATCCGATCTCCCTGTCTCCATTACTCAGGTTAAAGATTACAAAAGTGGGGGGAAGGGTATTCCTTGGTATATATGATCTGAAAAAGAAAGGTGGGCAGTTGGGGGCACGTGCAAAAGGTGAGCAATTCGCACATGAAACGCCACCGTTTTGGTGCCACACGCACTCCTATACATGGGTGTCTGTTGCCTTCCTTTTGCATCCCAAAATCTAGATTCTGTACAGCTGCAGAACCACTTCAATGGGCAGAACCCAGTTCCCAAAATCCCAATCAGCAGCTGAAGATGCAGAAGAGTTGAGCCATGAGTGCAAGGAGCTGCTACTTTCTCTTCCCAAAGAGAGAGGTTGGCGAACTCCTCATATCTATCTCTACCAAGGCTTTTGGTGCCAACCCAAGGAGATTCAGGCAATCACCAATTTCCAACACCACTTTCAAGCAAGAGACACTGATCTCATCCTGGCCACCATGCCCAAAGCAGGCACAACTTGGTTAAAAGCCATGGCTTTTGCAATCCTCAACCGTAAGCCTATCCCGGTCTCCACCACCCATCCTTTACACACCTCTAATCCTCATGACCTTGTCCCTTTCCTCGAGTACAAGCTTTATGCCAACAACAACTTCCCTGACCTCTCTAAGCTCCCTCAGCCAAGGCTTTTTGCCACCCATGTTCCATTTGCATCCTTGCCGGAGTCTATTACCAAGTCTAATTCTCGGGTTGTCTATATGTGCCGGAATCCACTTGATGCTTTTGCGTCTTCCTGGCACTTCCTTATGAAAGCCAGGCCTGAATCTCTAGGCCCCATTTCCATAGAAGAAGGCTTCCAAATGTACTGCAAGGGGTCTATGGCGTTCGGTCCTTTTTGGAATCATATGCTGGGGTACTGGAAGGAGAGTATAGAGAGACCCCATAAGGTGTTGTTTATGAAGTATGAGGACACCAAAGAAGACATCATCTTTCAGTTGAAGAGGCTGGCAAAGTTTTTAGGAGTCCCTTTTTCTCTTGAGGAAGAGAGGAAAGGGGTGATTGAAGAGATAGCAAGCCTTTGTAGCTTTGAGAACTTGAAGAATCTGGAGGTGAACCAGAGTGGCAGATCCATTGGATACTTCGAAAATAAGGACTTGTTTAGAAAAGGTGTGGTGGGAGACTGGGTGAATCTTTTGACACCTGTGATGGCAAAGCAGCTAGTCCAAGTGATGGAGGAAAAATTAGAAGGTTCTGATCTTTCATTCAAGGTTTTCTAGGACAATCAATGGCCATGACTCTTCATGCATGCCTTTGTACTTCTATTCAACAAACAAATGTCCTGTTATATCAGTATTTGTTAAAGGCACTGTTTTTCTGATTCTATATATCATGCTACTGTCGCTTAATAGTCTtgaaaaaatcacaaaaattagtttttgaattcTAGTACTAGCTAGTTAGTGAGTACTaaacattattttgtaaaatattaatttggaaataaagTCTAGAGCACGATcaatacattattattataacaattAATGAAATAATAGTAGTGTAATTATTACATATTCTACATGTGCAAAACAACGGTAATTAAATATCGTCGTGCACTTTTGTAGGATAACTTTCTTCGATATATAGAATGACAAAATGGCCTCAACTAAGAATCCTAATGTAGTGGTTCGACCTTTTAGGTAATGGTTGTTGTTAAGAAGCAAGATATACATATTGAGTCAAAATCCTATAAGTTTaagtttttataagaaaattgataTTTCAATATGATATTAGAGCTCGGTTTAGAGGAAGGCATCGGGTTCAATCCACCTCTCCCCTATTTGTTTATTGGatatgaattcaaattcaaacactaTCTCTCCATGTGCAGTAGGATCACATATGAAGTTTAAATTAATCAAAGTGAAAGGTGTTTatgaataaatcaaatataataggATCCTAAAACTTAATTTGTTGTGTTATTGGAAACCTTTTAGTTTTCTTACTtgaaaaaatctatttttgaaaattggttttgaagaaagaaaaagttagcATGCTTGCTCTATGGGAATCCAAAATAATGGTGAATACAGTTAAATTTATAGCTCCATCACTAGATGGCCATAGATGCAATCTTGGATGAATCTCAAAAGCATGAAGATGTTGAATTGGCCCATGTTGAATCCAGTTAAATTTTAGGGATGCACATTCAAGTCTAGTCATCAGGTAAATGAAATGGTGCTAATGTTCAACTATGATTGCATTTGGATTAACTGTTACAccaataaataagaaaataaaaataaatgagaaaatagtCACAAAGGGTATATGAgattgtttaatttgaagaatGGAAGTtgtcttttttcctttaaaatttataatccAGAGTTGCATACTATACATGTATAATTGTACTTTCTGCCTGTGGAAACTTTTTCTGCTTGTTTTCTTTGGTTTAATGGTTTTAGAGTATCTttgttagtgattttaaaaaacgtttttaatatttctaatagtTTAATTGTTAGTAATtgtaaaaaacgtttttaatttttttaatacttaaaaagttttatcaaaagagttgttttcaagtattagaaagatttgaaatgttttttagaattactatcaaGCACACTCTTAT
This DNA window, taken from Vitis riparia cultivar Riparia Gloire de Montpellier isolate 1030 chromosome 13, EGFV_Vit.rip_1.0, whole genome shotgun sequence, encodes the following:
- the LOC117928894 gene encoding cytosolic sulfotransferase 15-like, whose product is MGRTQFPKSQSAAEDAEELSHECKELLLSLPKERGWRTPHIYLYQGFWCQPKEIQAITNFQHHFQARDTDLILATMPKAGTTWLKAMAFAILNRKPIPVSTTHPLHTSNPHDLVPFLEYKLYANNNFPDLSKLPQPRLFATHVPFASLPESITKSNSRVVYMCRNPLDAFASSWHFLMKARPESLGPISIEEGFQMYCKGSMAFGPFWNHMLGYWKESIERPHKVLFMKYEDTKEDIIFQLKRLAKFLGVPFSLEEERKGVIEEIASLCSFENLKNLEVNQSGRSIGYFENKDLFRKGVVGDWVNLLTPVMAKQLVQVMEEKLEGSDLSFKVF